A region from the Algoriphagus machipongonensis genome encodes:
- a CDS encoding putative ABC exporter domain-containing protein, producing the protein MNEIRLLLRKDLLILVNNLKLILRNPLRLLPYAGLLAYFFFIYTMRMRNREDQPLQSPDLEGLPSVDFAMQNLIGGFTLLALIFFIYQLYRATKSNVSFFKMADVNLLFTAPVKPENILIYYMARSFLPALGGSILFIIYGAGQVADKLELTAVNITFLMLGFALFFFMVSPLRFLIYTLHTKYGVMSYIKNGIVILGGTLTLMIVIPGLLAEKFWMGMFSWISSPWFDFFPIVGWSRGIMTYVGHQNIILSLGFLCLYGLAYFSVVKLVIYFSGYYYEDVLEATKSNEEKLEKVRGKKHASESNFNLNSKKKLDLANFGFGAKAFYWRNYVHSSRQDFHPIFGIYSMIMAGIGIVFSILSHFDWFSHIVFYVYMMILFVFYFLAGIGRASVGDLKKPYFILVPATWGAKFFNIIKLDLVQILTFSAIMIIPSVFIAGLNWALIPLFLLGMFGFYLTGFAINVIPQVALEESWDRFLIKPLLIGGIFIFGIIPSGVAALIVFILTKQFVFGLLTLVLGIGFVTAILMHVTLDVIKRVEFKEV; encoded by the coding sequence ATGAATGAAATCCGCTTACTCTTAAGGAAAGACTTACTCATACTGGTCAACAACCTTAAGTTAATTCTTAGAAATCCGCTTCGACTGCTTCCCTATGCTGGCCTTTTGGCTTATTTCTTTTTCATCTATACGATGAGAATGAGAAATAGGGAAGATCAGCCACTTCAGTCTCCTGATTTAGAGGGTTTGCCATCAGTGGATTTTGCGATGCAGAATCTGATTGGTGGGTTCACCTTATTGGCCTTGATTTTCTTTATATACCAACTCTACCGAGCCACAAAAAGTAATGTGAGTTTTTTTAAAATGGCAGATGTGAATTTGCTATTTACAGCTCCAGTTAAACCTGAGAATATCCTGATTTACTATATGGCCAGGTCTTTTCTACCTGCCTTAGGTGGGAGCATTCTGTTTATTATATACGGAGCAGGTCAAGTAGCTGATAAACTTGAGTTGACAGCGGTAAACATCACTTTTCTGATGCTAGGCTTTGCTCTTTTCTTTTTTATGGTTTCCCCGCTGAGATTTTTGATCTATACACTTCATACAAAATATGGTGTGATGTCTTATATCAAAAATGGTATAGTGATTCTTGGTGGAACATTGACCTTGATGATTGTGATCCCAGGATTGCTTGCAGAGAAATTTTGGATGGGAATGTTCAGCTGGATAAGTTCTCCTTGGTTTGATTTTTTTCCAATTGTAGGATGGAGTAGGGGGATTATGACCTATGTAGGACATCAAAACATCATCCTATCATTAGGTTTTCTCTGTTTATATGGATTGGCCTATTTTTCTGTCGTGAAGTTGGTTATTTATTTTTCTGGCTATTACTACGAGGATGTGCTAGAGGCCACTAAGAGCAATGAAGAGAAGCTTGAAAAAGTAAGAGGAAAGAAGCATGCTTCAGAGAGCAACTTTAATCTGAATTCAAAAAAGAAATTGGATTTGGCTAATTTCGGATTTGGAGCGAAAGCATTTTACTGGAGAAATTATGTGCATTCTAGCAGGCAGGATTTTCATCCGATTTTTGGTATTTATTCCATGATTATGGCTGGGATAGGGATTGTTTTTTCGATCCTATCCCATTTTGATTGGTTCTCACACATTGTCTTTTATGTGTACATGATGATTTTGTTTGTTTTTTATTTCCTAGCGGGAATAGGAAGGGCTTCCGTGGGAGACTTAAAGAAACCCTATTTTATCTTAGTCCCTGCTACATGGGGAGCCAAGTTCTTTAATATTATCAAGCTCGATTTAGTGCAGATTTTGACTTTCTCGGCTATCATGATTATTCCGTCGGTATTTATTGCTGGACTAAACTGGGCTTTAATTCCTTTGTTTTTACTAGGAATGTTTGGCTTTTATTTAACAGGTTTTGCGATCAATGTGATCCCTCAGGTAGCTTTGGAAGAAAGCTGGGATAGGTTTTTAATCAAACCTTTACTCATTGGTGGAATCTTCATTTTTGGAATTATTCCTTCTGGAGTGGCTGCTCTAATTGTCTTTATTTTAACCAAGCAATTTGTCTTTGGCTTATTGACATTGGTTCTGGGAATTGGTTTTGTTACCGCCATCTTAATGCACGTGACGCTTGATGTGATCAAAAGAGTTGAGTTCAAGGAAGTATAG
- a CDS encoding helix-hairpin-helix domain-containing protein, translating to MDHKTILKKLKLCIQLMELHEENSFKVRSYQSALNSLDRGNDDLMDLSDSELQKIPGIGKSIFEAIIALKETDSFPLLDELLEKTPTGILEILQIKGLGPKKVKLLWEELGITSTHELMEACQSGKVANTKGFGAKTQETIIQNLEFKASNAGKWLYADIEETIEKLGQELKGLYPDAEIAIVGEFARQMEIIAEAEWLIGLESLFGGKEKLKKWEIIDWDMSASGPFAWRGKVKDIDLQITVHFSSKKDFAGRKIALSSSPMHLAELVDDKGSISDRLALKNFSSEKEFYQINELQFIPAELREGYGEVALAKEKKIPELLTDQDLKGILHNHSTYSDGKHSLRQMAEACRDLGYEYLGISDHSRTAFYAGGLEVERIQKQHREIDSLNEEMAPFKIFKGIESDILPDGSLDYPDEVLASFDFIVSSIHSVLNMDIKKATTRLLRAIENPYTTILGHPTGRLLLRRAGYPIDHRIIIDACAKNNVVIEINANPWRLDLDWRWVRYALDQGVKLSINPDAHEIDGYADMKYGVLVGRKGGLGKEMTFNSMSLSEIEKYFSDRKKAISSNTN from the coding sequence TTGGATCACAAGACCATCCTGAAGAAACTTAAACTCTGCATCCAGCTAATGGAATTGCATGAGGAGAATTCATTTAAAGTCAGAAGCTACCAAAGTGCATTAAATTCCTTGGATAGAGGAAACGATGACTTAATGGATTTATCTGATTCTGAACTTCAAAAAATTCCAGGAATAGGAAAAAGCATTTTTGAAGCAATTATTGCTTTGAAAGAAACTGATAGCTTTCCCTTGTTGGATGAATTGCTAGAAAAAACTCCTACAGGAATACTGGAAATTCTACAGATAAAAGGACTTGGACCTAAAAAAGTGAAATTGCTTTGGGAGGAGCTGGGAATCACAAGTACCCATGAGTTGATGGAAGCCTGTCAATCAGGCAAAGTAGCAAACACTAAAGGCTTCGGGGCAAAAACCCAAGAGACCATTATCCAGAACCTTGAGTTTAAAGCCTCCAATGCTGGAAAATGGCTTTATGCAGACATAGAAGAAACCATAGAAAAATTAGGTCAGGAACTTAAAGGATTATACCCTGATGCAGAAATTGCTATCGTGGGAGAGTTTGCTAGGCAAATGGAAATAATTGCTGAGGCAGAATGGCTGATCGGTTTAGAGTCCCTTTTTGGAGGAAAAGAAAAGTTGAAGAAATGGGAGATTATAGACTGGGATATGAGCGCTTCTGGCCCCTTTGCATGGAGAGGAAAAGTAAAAGACATAGATCTTCAAATCACTGTTCATTTCTCTAGCAAAAAGGATTTTGCTGGTCGAAAAATCGCATTAAGCTCCAGTCCAATGCATTTAGCTGAGCTAGTCGATGACAAGGGAAGTATTTCAGATAGATTGGCATTAAAGAATTTTAGCTCGGAAAAGGAGTTTTATCAAATCAATGAATTACAATTTATCCCTGCCGAACTGAGAGAAGGATACGGCGAAGTTGCTTTGGCAAAAGAGAAGAAAATCCCCGAGCTTTTGACAGATCAAGACCTGAAAGGAATTCTTCATAACCACTCCACCTACAGTGATGGCAAGCATAGCTTAAGACAAATGGCTGAAGCCTGTCGGGATTTAGGATATGAATACTTGGGTATTTCGGATCACAGTAGAACTGCTTTTTATGCCGGAGGACTAGAAGTGGAACGAATACAAAAGCAGCACCGGGAAATCGACTCCCTTAACGAGGAAATGGCGCCATTCAAAATCTTTAAGGGAATTGAAAGCGATATTTTGCCAGATGGAAGCCTAGATTATCCAGATGAAGTTTTAGCAAGCTTTGACTTCATTGTTTCATCCATCCATTCTGTCCTCAATATGGATATCAAAAAGGCAACTACCCGCCTTTTAAGAGCGATAGAAAACCCTTACACAACCATACTTGGTCATCCTACAGGAAGACTATTATTAAGAAGGGCAGGATACCCTATAGATCATCGAATAATCATAGATGCCTGTGCTAAAAACAATGTGGTAATTGAAATCAATGCTAATCCATGGAGACTAGATTTAGATTGGAGATGGGTTCGCTATGCATTGGATCAGGGAGTTAAACTTTCCATCAATCCGGATGCCCATGAAATCGATGGTTATGCAGATATGAAATACGGCGTTTTGGTGGGTAGAAAAGGTGGTTTAGGTAAAGAAATGACCTTCAATTCCATGAGCCTTTCTGAAATTGAAAAGTATTTTTCGGATCGGAAAAAAGCCATCTCTTCAAACACAAATTAA
- a CDS encoding ATP-dependent Clp protease ATP-binding subunit, whose product MEAKFSNRVKEVISLSREEALRLGHDYIGTEHLLLGMIREGEGVAVSILKKLGVPLDELRGAIERAVKGTANHNVKNMANIPLTRQSEKVLKITYLEAKIFKSQLIGTEHLLLSILRDEDNIATQILNKFDVNYDSVKEMLEMQSDGGASPTARAEAEDGDEDGSKLFGSTGSGSGSSKSGTEKSRTPVLDNFGRDLTKMAEDDKLDPIIGREKEIERVAQILSRRKKNNPILIGEPGVGKTAIAEGLALRIVQKKVSRVLFNKRVVTLDLASLVAGTKYRGQFEERMKAVMNELEKSPNVILFIDELHTIVGAGGASGSLDASNMFKPALARGEIQCIGATTLDEYRQYIEKDGALARRFQMVMVDATSPEETIQILNNIKDKYEDHHNVNYTDAAIDACVKLSDRYISDRFLPDKAIDILDEAGARVHINNIHVPDEILKLEAEVEDIKTEKNRVVKSQKYEEAAQLRDKEKKLLEQLDAAKVKWEEESKTKRYVVDEEHVAEVIAMMTGVPAKRIAQKEGAKLLTMNDELAGKVIGQDEAIKKLTKAIQRTRVGLKDPKKPIGSFIFLGPTGVGKTELAKMLATYLFDKEDSLIRIDMSEYMEKFSVSRLVGAPPGYVGYEEGGQLTEKVRRKPYSVVLLDEIEKAHPDVFNILLQVLDDGILTDGLGRRVDFRNTIIIMTSNIGVRDLKDFGAGIGFANKAKKDNMDDVVKSTIQSALKKAFSPEFLNRLDDVVVFNSLNQEHLFKIIDISLGKLFSRITDLGYQIELTDKAKGFLAEKGYDQQYGARPLNRAIQKYLEDAIAEEILKGDLSEGDVITADYPGEGSELVITVNKKEKAD is encoded by the coding sequence ATGGAAGCTAAATTTTCAAACAGAGTTAAAGAGGTGATCTCTCTCAGCCGTGAAGAAGCGCTTCGCCTGGGACATGATTATATAGGTACAGAACACCTCTTGCTGGGGATGATCCGAGAGGGTGAAGGTGTAGCTGTTTCCATTCTTAAAAAACTTGGAGTACCACTTGACGAACTAAGGGGTGCTATCGAAAGAGCAGTGAAAGGTACTGCCAATCACAATGTGAAGAATATGGCCAATATTCCTTTGACTAGACAGTCGGAGAAGGTATTGAAAATAACATATTTAGAAGCTAAAATTTTCAAAAGTCAACTGATAGGAACGGAACATCTATTATTGTCCATACTTCGGGATGAAGATAATATTGCTACTCAGATACTGAATAAATTTGATGTCAATTATGACTCTGTCAAAGAGATGCTGGAAATGCAATCCGATGGCGGAGCTTCTCCTACAGCTAGAGCAGAAGCTGAGGATGGAGATGAGGATGGATCAAAATTATTTGGCTCTACAGGTAGTGGATCAGGATCATCTAAATCAGGTACTGAGAAATCAAGAACTCCGGTTTTAGATAATTTCGGTCGCGACCTAACCAAGATGGCCGAAGATGATAAGCTGGATCCTATAATTGGTAGAGAAAAAGAGATTGAGCGTGTCGCTCAAATACTTTCCAGAAGAAAGAAAAACAATCCAATTTTGATCGGTGAGCCAGGTGTGGGTAAAACTGCCATCGCAGAAGGACTTGCACTCAGAATCGTTCAGAAAAAAGTATCCCGTGTTCTCTTTAACAAACGCGTTGTAACCTTAGATCTTGCTTCTTTAGTGGCAGGGACCAAGTATAGAGGTCAGTTTGAGGAGAGAATGAAAGCAGTGATGAATGAATTGGAGAAATCTCCAAATGTGATTCTATTCATTGATGAGCTACATACGATAGTGGGAGCTGGTGGAGCCTCTGGTTCGCTAGATGCTTCCAATATGTTCAAGCCTGCCTTGGCAAGAGGAGAAATCCAATGTATTGGTGCCACTACTCTGGATGAGTATCGTCAATACATCGAAAAAGATGGAGCTTTGGCACGTAGATTCCAAATGGTCATGGTGGATGCCACCTCACCAGAGGAAACAATCCAAATCTTAAATAACATCAAGGATAAATACGAGGATCATCATAATGTAAATTATACCGATGCCGCGATTGATGCCTGTGTAAAACTTTCTGATAGATATATTTCTGATCGTTTCTTGCCAGATAAAGCCATTGATATTTTGGATGAGGCAGGAGCTAGGGTTCACATCAACAATATTCACGTTCCAGATGAAATCCTGAAACTTGAAGCAGAAGTAGAAGATATCAAGACGGAGAAAAACCGAGTAGTGAAATCTCAAAAATATGAGGAAGCAGCTCAGCTCCGAGATAAAGAGAAAAAGTTATTAGAGCAGTTGGATGCTGCCAAAGTCAAATGGGAAGAGGAGTCAAAGACCAAAAGATATGTGGTCGATGAAGAGCATGTAGCTGAGGTAATAGCCATGATGACGGGAGTACCAGCCAAGAGAATTGCTCAGAAAGAGGGAGCGAAGCTTCTTACAATGAATGATGAGTTGGCAGGAAAAGTTATCGGCCAAGATGAAGCAATCAAGAAGTTAACAAAGGCAATTCAAAGAACTAGGGTTGGTTTGAAAGATCCTAAAAAGCCTATTGGTTCCTTTATTTTCCTTGGGCCTACAGGAGTAGGAAAAACAGAGTTAGCGAAAATGCTTGCTACCTATCTGTTTGATAAGGAAGATTCTTTGATCCGCATTGATATGTCTGAATACATGGAGAAATTCTCTGTATCCAGATTAGTAGGAGCGCCTCCAGGATATGTTGGCTATGAAGAAGGTGGTCAATTGACAGAAAAAGTCAGAAGAAAGCCTTATTCAGTAGTCCTTTTGGATGAGATCGAAAAAGCCCATCCAGATGTATTTAATATCTTACTTCAAGTATTGGACGATGGGATTTTGACAGATGGTCTTGGAAGAAGAGTTGATTTTAGAAATACAATCATCATCATGACTTCCAATATCGGAGTAAGAGACTTGAAAGATTTCGGTGCAGGAATCGGTTTTGCAAACAAAGCCAAGAAGGATAATATGGATGATGTAGTGAAGTCTACCATTCAATCTGCTTTGAAAAAAGCCTTTAGTCCTGAATTCTTGAATCGATTAGATGATGTTGTTGTATTCAACTCATTGAACCAAGAGCACTTATTTAAGATCATTGATATCAGTTTGGGTAAGTTGTTCTCCAGAATTACGGACCTTGGCTATCAAATAGAACTCACTGACAAAGCGAAGGGCTTCTTAGCGGAAAAAGGTTATGACCAACAGTATGGCGCAAGACCTCTAAATAGAGCTATTCAGAAATATTTGGAAGATGCTATTGCTGAAGAAATCCTAAAAGGAGATTTGTCAGAAGGAGATGTGATTACAGCAGATTATCCTGGTGAAGGATCAGAATTGGTCATTACCGTAAATAAGAAGGAGAAGGCTGATTAA
- a CDS encoding aspartate carbamoyltransferase catalytic subunit, which produces MSQLSTRHLLGIKNISEDDVQLILQTAANFKEVINRPIKKVPSLRDITIANVFFENSTRTRLSFELAEKRLSADVVNFSSGNSSVKKGETLVDTVNNILSMKVDMVVMRHSSPGAPHFLSRNVSANIVNAGDGTHEHPTQALLDSFSIKEKLGDVAGKKVAIIGDILHSRVALSNIFCLQKLGAEVMVCGPITLLPKHIASLGVKVELDVRKALQWCDVANVLRIQLERQQIKYFPSLREYSLYYGINRKMLEELDKEIVIMHPGPINRGVELSSDVADSEHAIILEQVQNGVAVRMAVLYLLAGAKG; this is translated from the coding sequence ATGTCTCAACTCAGCACAAGACATCTGCTAGGCATCAAAAACATCTCTGAAGATGATGTTCAGTTGATATTACAAACGGCAGCGAATTTTAAAGAAGTTATCAACCGTCCGATTAAGAAAGTACCTTCTCTTAGAGATATCACGATCGCCAATGTGTTTTTTGAAAACTCTACTCGGACTAGGCTATCATTTGAACTTGCAGAAAAGAGACTTTCTGCAGATGTAGTAAATTTTTCTTCCGGGAATAGTTCCGTTAAAAAAGGAGAAACCCTGGTAGATACAGTAAACAATATTCTTTCCATGAAAGTGGATATGGTGGTCATGAGACATTCCAGTCCCGGAGCACCCCATTTTTTAAGTAGAAATGTTTCTGCGAATATTGTAAATGCGGGTGACGGAACTCACGAGCACCCTACCCAAGCCTTGTTGGATTCATTTTCCATCAAAGAGAAGCTGGGAGATGTTGCAGGAAAAAAAGTAGCGATTATTGGTGATATCCTACACTCCAGAGTAGCGCTTTCCAATATTTTCTGCCTACAAAAATTAGGGGCCGAAGTGATGGTGTGTGGACCAATTACCTTGCTGCCAAAGCATATAGCTAGCCTTGGTGTGAAAGTAGAACTGGACGTTCGAAAGGCTCTCCAATGGTGTGATGTGGCAAACGTATTGAGAATTCAATTAGAGCGTCAGCAAATCAAATATTTCCCTAGCCTTCGAGAATATTCCCTCTATTATGGCATCAATAGAAAAATGCTCGAAGAATTGGATAAAGAGATTGTAATTATGCATCCGGGGCCTATCAACAGAGGCGTTGAATTGAGCTCTGATGTGGCAGACTCCGAACATGCAATTATTTTAGAGCAAGTTCAAAATGGTGTGGCAGTGCGAATGGCAGTGCTTTACCTTCTTGCTGGCGCAAAGGGTTAA
- the pyrR gene encoding bifunctional pyr operon transcriptional regulator/uracil phosphoribosyltransferase PyrR, which yields MQKRLVLDEKQIAITLRRFCHQLIENHDDFENTVLLGLQPRGTLVVDKIVELLEEISGVTVPSGYLDATFHRDDFRRRDLPLTANETKINFLVEGKKVVLVDDVLYKGRSVRAAMDAMIAFGRPQKVELMVLVDRKLTRDYPIMPDYFGVRINTLESQYVVVEWKEKGHEEDAIWITEKDKS from the coding sequence ATGCAAAAACGGCTAGTCTTAGACGAAAAACAAATTGCAATCACCCTCAGGAGATTTTGCCATCAGCTGATCGAAAATCATGATGATTTCGAAAATACTGTGCTTTTGGGACTCCAGCCTAGAGGTACTTTGGTAGTTGACAAAATCGTAGAATTGTTAGAGGAGATTTCCGGAGTTACCGTACCTTCTGGCTACCTAGATGCTACTTTCCATAGAGATGATTTCAGAAGGAGAGATCTTCCATTAACTGCAAATGAGACGAAAATCAACTTTTTAGTAGAAGGTAAAAAGGTGGTTTTGGTTGATGATGTGCTTTATAAAGGCCGCTCTGTCCGGGCTGCAATGGATGCTATGATCGCATTTGGGAGACCCCAGAAAGTAGAGTTAATGGTCTTGGTGGACAGGAAACTCACTCGGGATTATCCAATTATGCCTGATTATTTTGGCGTTAGAATCAATACATTAGAGAGTCAATATGTGGTCGTGGAATGGAAAGAGAAAGGACACGAGGAAGACGCAATTTGGATCACCGAGAAAGATAAAAGTTAA
- a CDS encoding EVE domain-containing protein, with product MNYWMVKSEPGSYSWEDFKKAKEDIWDGVRNYQARNFLKEMQLGDKVLFYHSGKEKAVVGVAEVSEEHFPDPTDEKWEAVKLKVNSQLKNPVTLHEIKAEDALADMLMLRQSRLSVMSMEKTEFDLILKMGS from the coding sequence ATGAATTATTGGATGGTAAAATCTGAGCCAGGGTCTTATTCTTGGGAAGATTTCAAAAAAGCGAAAGAGGATATTTGGGATGGAGTCAGGAATTATCAGGCAAGAAATTTCCTCAAAGAAATGCAGTTGGGTGATAAAGTACTGTTTTATCATAGTGGAAAAGAAAAAGCAGTGGTAGGAGTGGCAGAAGTTTCAGAAGAGCACTTTCCAGATCCTACGGATGAAAAATGGGAAGCAGTAAAATTAAAAGTAAACAGTCAATTGAAGAATCCCGTTACTTTACATGAAATCAAAGCTGAAGATGCGCTTGCCGATATGTTGATGCTTCGACAAAGTCGCTTATCTGTAATGTCTATGGAAAAAACTGAATTTGATCTGATTCTAAAGATGGGATCATGA
- a CDS encoding pyridoxal-phosphate dependent enzyme: MIYNSIIDTIGNTPMIRLNNLAKDIKGEVLVKVEYFNPGNSMKDRMAIKMVEDAEKAGLLKPGGTIIEGTSGNTGMGLALAAVAKGYKCIFTMADKQSKEKIDILKAVGAEVIVCPTNVSPEDPRSYYSVARKLNADIPNSFYPNQYDNLSNTAAHYETTGPEIWKDTEGKITHYAAGVGTGGSMCGTAQYLKEQNADVVTVGIDTYGSVFKKYKETGVFDEKEVYPYLTEGIGEDILPKNVNFDMIDHFVKVTDKDAAVMTRRLAKEEGLFVGWSCGSAVHGALEWAKENLKEGDQMVVILPDHGTRYLGKIYNDDWMRNHGFLEDRTYSKARDIIAQRSGSYTLVSTKKTDSVRDAIHLMNNTSVSQIPVMENGEVVGSLTDNKLLAKIIENPALKDAKVSEVMEESMHFVAMDSTLDVLSSMVDKEKAVLVRDVQDQIHIITKHDILDAFTK, from the coding sequence ATGATCTATAATTCCATCATTGATACCATCGGAAATACACCGATGATCCGACTGAATAACCTAGCCAAAGACATTAAAGGAGAGGTATTGGTAAAAGTAGAATACTTTAATCCCGGGAACTCCATGAAAGACCGCATGGCTATCAAAATGGTGGAGGATGCGGAAAAAGCAGGGCTTTTGAAGCCTGGAGGAACCATTATCGAAGGGACATCTGGTAACACCGGGATGGGACTTGCTTTGGCTGCTGTTGCAAAAGGCTATAAGTGTATTTTTACCATGGCAGATAAGCAGTCTAAAGAGAAAATTGATATTCTAAAAGCTGTAGGAGCCGAAGTGATCGTTTGTCCAACCAATGTTTCTCCAGAAGATCCTAGGTCTTATTATTCAGTAGCTAGAAAGCTGAATGCAGATATACCCAATTCATTTTACCCTAATCAGTACGATAACCTTTCGAATACGGCAGCTCATTATGAGACTACAGGTCCAGAAATTTGGAAGGATACAGAAGGCAAAATAACGCATTATGCGGCCGGTGTTGGGACGGGCGGTTCCATGTGTGGTACAGCCCAGTACTTAAAAGAGCAAAATGCAGATGTGGTGACTGTAGGGATTGATACTTATGGCTCAGTTTTTAAGAAGTACAAAGAGACTGGGGTTTTTGATGAGAAGGAAGTGTACCCTTATCTGACAGAAGGTATTGGTGAGGATATATTGCCAAAGAATGTCAACTTTGATATGATTGATCACTTTGTAAAAGTGACTGATAAAGATGCTGCAGTAATGACCCGAAGATTAGCTAAAGAAGAGGGCTTGTTTGTAGGGTGGTCTTGTGGATCTGCTGTGCATGGAGCTTTAGAATGGGCCAAAGAAAATTTAAAAGAAGGAGATCAGATGGTGGTGATCTTGCCAGACCACGGAACGCGCTATCTAGGAAAAATTTATAATGATGATTGGATGAGGAATCATGGGTTCCTGGAAGATAGAACTTATTCGAAGGCACGAGATATCATTGCTCAGAGAAGCGGTAGCTATACATTGGTATCCACCAAGAAGACGGATTCTGTAAGAGATGCTATTCACCTGATGAACAATACCAGCGTTTCCCAAATTCCTGTGATGGAAAATGGAGAAGTAGTAGGGAGTTTGACGGATAATAAGCTATTGGCAAAGATTATTGAAAACCCTGCTCTCAAGGATGCCAAGGTTTCTGAAGTCATGGAGGAATCCATGCACTTTGTTGCCATGGATAGTACATTGGATGTGCTTTCATCAATGGTAGATAAAGAGAAAGCTGTTTTGGTGAGAGATGTGCAGGATCAGATTCATATCATCACTAAGCATGATATTCTAGATGCCTTTACCAAGTAA
- a CDS encoding ABC transporter ATP-binding protein, with product MLIVNNLVKKYGKQNAVDDISFELKGGEVVGLLGPNGAGKSTTMKCIVGLLRKSSGEITIGDHHHLSLEAKKMFSYIPETPYVYDMLTVWEHFQFVAQAYHVEDWKEKATELMELFELDDKKDKLGRDLSKGMRQKVSICCALIPDPQVLFFDEPMIGLDPKAIKNTRQIFRKLKEEGKTILVSTHLIDSVESIADRIMILKNGKILGNDTISNLKKQFVQEEGSTLEDLFLELTKDE from the coding sequence ATGCTGATAGTCAACAATCTTGTCAAAAAGTACGGGAAGCAAAATGCGGTAGATGACATTTCATTTGAGCTAAAAGGAGGAGAGGTTGTTGGTTTATTAGGCCCCAATGGAGCTGGGAAAAGTACCACGATGAAGTGCATTGTTGGACTGCTAAGAAAAAGCTCTGGTGAGATCACTATAGGCGATCATCATCATTTATCATTGGAGGCAAAAAAGATGTTTAGCTACATCCCCGAAACCCCTTATGTGTATGATATGTTGACGGTTTGGGAGCATTTTCAGTTTGTTGCTCAGGCTTACCATGTGGAGGATTGGAAAGAAAAAGCAACTGAACTAATGGAGCTTTTCGAGCTTGATGATAAGAAAGATAAATTGGGGAGAGATTTGTCCAAAGGGATGAGACAAAAAGTCTCCATTTGTTGTGCTTTAATACCAGATCCGCAAGTATTGTTTTTTGATGAGCCTATGATTGGTTTGGATCCTAAGGCAATAAAGAACACTCGTCAAATATTTAGGAAATTAAAGGAAGAAGGAAAGACCATATTAGTAAGTACCCACTTGATCGATAGTGTAGAGTCCATTGCTGACAGAATTATGATTCTTAAAAACGGAAAAATTCTAGGTAATGACACCATTTCCAATTTGAAAAAACAGTTTGTTCAGGAGGAAGGAAGTACTTTGGAAGACTTATTTTTAGAATTGACCAAAGATGAATGA
- a CDS encoding WbqC family protein: MKRVAVDLHFLPCIEFFVAILDADEILISPQEYYQRQSYLNRAKIRLANKVETLSVPIQGRRPRLPLNKVLIDYRQNWQKIHLRGIQSAYGKAPFFEFYFPYLQPVLEKTHTSLWSLNQEMLTICLKLLQFKGKVTVCENLSEEQVDLDIRGQIMPSRPFTERNYYQAFPYTQLFGLDFEPNLSIIDLLFCMGPEAKKVLLSSIKKL; this comes from the coding sequence ATGAAAAGAGTCGCTGTAGACTTACATTTCCTTCCTTGTATTGAGTTCTTCGTGGCAATCTTAGATGCGGATGAAATCTTGATTTCTCCTCAGGAGTATTATCAGAGACAATCTTATTTGAACCGGGCAAAAATCAGGTTGGCAAATAAAGTGGAAACCCTAAGTGTTCCGATTCAGGGTCGGAGGCCAAGGCTTCCTTTAAACAAAGTATTGATAGATTATCGACAGAATTGGCAGAAAATTCATTTACGCGGAATCCAATCTGCCTATGGTAAGGCACCTTTTTTTGAATTTTATTTTCCATACCTGCAGCCTGTTCTAGAGAAGACACATACTAGTTTGTGGAGTTTAAATCAAGAAATGCTGACAATATGTCTTAAGTTATTGCAATTTAAAGGCAAGGTGACAGTTTGTGAAAACCTCTCAGAGGAGCAAGTGGATTTGGACATAAGGGGGCAAATTATGCCCTCAAGGCCATTTACCGAAAGAAATTACTATCAAGCCTTTCCGTATACCCAACTTTTTGGCTTAGACTTTGAGCCTAACCTGAGTATTATCGATCTTTTGTTTTGTATGGGACCTGAAGCAAAAAAGGTTTTGTTAAGTTCTATAAAAAAATTATGA